In the Candidatus Margulisiibacteriota bacterium genome, GTTGTGGAAGAATTAATTCCTGACGAAAGAATAGAAAACAAAATTTACCTTATCAGGGGACAAAAAGTAATGCTTGACTCTGATTTAGCAAACCTTTATGGGGTTAAAACTAAGAATTTAAATAAAGCGGTTAATAGGAATTCTGGCC is a window encoding:
- a CDS encoding ORF6N domain-containing protein — its product is MEELIPDERIENKIYLIRGQKVMLDSDLANLYGVKTKNLNKAVNRNSG